The DNA region ACTCCAGAGGAGAAGCTATGGTTGCACGAACCTCTTCTGAAATGGAATAGGAAGGCCCAGGAGTTTCGTCATCCCAGGGCGCCTGAGCAAGACCAGGCACAGACAAGCTATTATCTGGCCCTTGTGGGAACGCCACGTCTGGAGATATTGTAATAATCGAGGAGTCGGAATGGCTTCCTTCCTCGTATGATGGTGCAGGACAGTCGTAATTGGCATGCTGATCATATGCTTCTAAGTTAAAAGGACAACGAGCAAAACTGATGAATTCGTGCAGGAAGTGCTCTGTCCGATTCAGCAAAAACGGCTTTATATCATCAGCAAAGGCCTGACTTTCCAGATCGTATCTAGTGACGTTGCTCATGATGATGTGCTGCACAAT from Ficedula albicollis isolate OC2 unplaced genomic scaffold, FicAlb1.5 N06271, whole genome shotgun sequence includes:
- the LOC107604541 gene encoding E3 ubiquitin-protein ligase Topors-like, giving the protein LHRLVPWLKRELTVLFGAHGSLINIVQHIIMSNVTRYDLESQAFADDIKPFLLNRTEHFLHEFISFARCPFNLEAYDQHANYDCPAPSYEEGSHSDSSIITISPDVAFPQGPDNSLSVPGLAQAPWDDETPGPSYSISEEVRATIASPLESSESSDEDSATGSQRAKLQTEIQANADSNDSGSSSDNCVIVGYVKPLAERTPEVVELSSDSEDSIKEEKKEDVKKQRPVECHSWSDSEPSRSFS